GTGTTCAAGGAGCGCATTGGGCTGGCCCGGCAGCTGATGGCTGCGCTCCCGGAGGACCTTCGGGCGCAGGCTACGGTATACCGGGAGATGGTGGACCCGGCCATGCCGGAGGGCCGGATCCACCCGGGCGACGAACGCCACCTCGGGGGCTGCTTCCAGGACAACCGCGTGATCCCGTACGAGGGCATCCGGGTAGCTGACATGCCGGCAGAAGCCCGCGTGGTGCTGGACGCCGTGGTGGACGACTTTATTGCCTATCTCCCGGACGGCCCAAGGGCTGCCCGCCGCCGGGAGATCCAGGAGCGCTACACTGAAAGCTTCTTCAGCTGGATAGGCGGCTGGAAAGGTGAAGAGGCGTTCTACTTCCGGCTGCAGAGCCCGGTGGTGGTACTGGAACTCGACCATCACACCGGCGTGTTCCTGAGCAACGACGAGCCCGCACCGTTCCACATGCACACTGTGGTCCGCACCCCCAACGGCAACGACTATGGCCGTGAACTTGTGAAGCAGGCCTGGAACAGCTGATCCCGTGGCGACAAGAAGGCCCGGACTTTTGAAAGTCCGGGCCTTCTTGTTGCCGTGGAAAAAGCTAGGAGATTTCGAGTGCCGTCCGGCGCTGGGGCGGGGGGCCCACCACTGTCAGGTCCATTTCGGCCTGGGCCCGGCCGAAGCCTTCCATGTCCATGTAGGGCTCGCCGCCCTCGGTGTACATGTAGTCCTCGGTGGGCTTGTTGAAGTACTCGAAGAATCCGTTGAAGACCGACGGGGTCAGGAAGCCCACCATCTGGGTGTTGTGGGAATCCAGGGCGAAGGAGTGGATGGTGCCGGCAGGGGCGTGCACGAAGTCGCCCTTGGTCAGCAGCATTTCGCGTCCGTTGGCGTACATCCACATCCGGCCTTCGGTGACGAGGAAGTTCTCAGTGTGCTCCGAGTGGAAGTGCAGCGGGATATAGGGCGTCTTGGCTCCCTTGGTGTGCACTGCAAAGTAGTTTGAGCCGGTGTTGGCCGGCCGTGACAGGTAGGTGAACATGGTCTGGTAGCTGACCAGGCGCTCGCCTTCGTGGGCGCTGAGGAAGTAGGGGCTCTGCGTGGGCGGCAGGCCGGCGTCGCGCTTGAACGCGGGAGTGACCCGCTCCACGTCAGGGAAGGAGATGCCGAACTCGGCCCCCACCTCAGCCTGCTCCTGCCGGCTTGCCGTGTGGCCGGCACGGACAGGCGGGACGTGGGAATCAATGGGCGTCCCCACCCGCTCGTAGTACGCCTCGCCGCCGCCGGGGGTCATCCAGTTCAGGAACCGGGTGTAAGGGCTGGCCATCCGGTAGGCGTGCGGGGTGCCCGGCGGGATCACAACCGAGTC
The window above is part of the Pseudarthrobacter sp. NS4 genome. Proteins encoded here:
- a CDS encoding quercetin 2,3-dioxygenase is translated as MSLSVEEMNTQLPAANVLPGEAVPYYMASGEGARYEINGQLVTVIARAADTGGIFSAAYISGGMGAESPFVSHKVEHKTLYVFDGILHVWLPGESRILTPGDSVVIPPGTPHAYRMASPYTRFLNWMTPGGGEAYYERVGTPIDSHVPPVRAGHTASRQEQAEVGAEFGISFPDVERVTPAFKRDAGLPPTQSPYFLSAHEGERLVSYQTMFTYLSRPANTGSNYFAVHTKGAKTPYIPLHFHSEHTENFLVTEGRMWMYANGREMLLTKGDFVHAPAGTIHSFALDSHNTQMVGFLTPSVFNGFFEYFNKPTEDYMYTEGGEPYMDMEGFGRAQAEMDLTVVGPPPQRRTALEIS